The region ACAGGATGACCGTACGGCCGGTCTGGCGGAGGGCGACGAGCAGCTCGTCGTCCGTCAGGGACGCGGAGGCGACCTTGTGGGCCGGGACGTCGAACTTCTCCAGGAACGCGACGGCCTCGGTGTCCCACGGGGAGGCGAACCAGTCGATGCCGCGCTTCTTGCAGTGCTCGTCGATCTTGCGGTAGTCGTCCTCACCGAACTCCACACGGTGGCGGTAGTCGATGTAGGTCATGCGGCCCCAGGGGGTGTCGCGCTCGATGTCCCACTGGTCGCGCGGGGTGCAGATCTCCGGGGTGCGCTTCTGGAACTTGACCGCGTCGCAGCCGGCTTCGGCGGCCACGTCGATCAGCTTGAAGGCGTTCTCAAGGTCACCGTTGTGGTTGATGCCGATCTCGCCGCAGATGTAGACGGGCTGGCCGGGGCCGGCGGTCTTCGAGCCGAACGAGCGCAAGCGGGTGGAGGTCATTCTGGGGGTTCCTTACTTCTTGTTGAGGGGGTCGAGAGAGGGGCCGAGGATCCAGCTGGCGATCTCTCGGATCGCGCCGTCGCCGCCGGGAACGGTGGTGACCGCGCGTGCGGCGCCGCGCACAACGTCGTGGGCGCTCGCGACCGCCACGGGCCAGCCCACGAGGGCGAAGCACGGGAGGTCGTTGACGTCGTTGCCGACGTAGAGCACGCGCTCCGGCGCGATGCCCTGCTCCTCGCACCACTGCTTCAGCGCGAGGTCTTTCCGGTCGATGCCGTGCAGCACGGGCAGCTGTAGCTTCCGTGCGCGGGCGGCGACGACCGGGTTCTGTTCCGAGGACAGGATCAGCATTTTGAGGCTGCTCTTGCGCAACGCTGCGATTCCGAGGCCGTCACCGCGGTGCACGGAGACGAACTCCCGTCCTTCGGAGTCGATCAGCACCCTGTCGTCTGTCTGGGTGCCGTCGAAGTCGAGTACGACCGCGTCGATGTCGTCGGCGGTCGGGAGGGCGCCGGGGCGTTCCGCGTCGAAGAGCGTCGCGAGGGCCCGGGCGCGGGCGAGGTCGTGCGGGTCGTCGATCTCCAGCACACGGGCCGGGTCGGTACGCACGGGTTCGGTGTGACCGAAGAAACGGTGCTTCGACTGGCGGAAACCCGTCGCGTCCATGGCGTAGACGGCGCCGGTCTCCAGGAGGTCCTGGGGGCGGTCCTGACGGCGGGGCCGGAAGGACTTGTCGTGATTCACGCCATAGCCACCACCTCCGACGGTCACCGTCTCGGTGGCCACGGATCCGGTGCCGCCCTCGACGGCCGTGCGCTCGCCGGGTACCGGCTGCGGGTCGTCGGCGGCGTCGCGCCAGATGAAGCCGTGGAAGGGGGCGACGGTCAGCGCGCTGTCGGCGCCGTTGTGCACGACGGCGTTGACGACGCCGTCGACGTCCTCGCGGATGATGAACGGGCTGGTGCACTGCACGAGCAGGACCACGTCGACCTTGGCGCCGTGCAGCGTCTCGTGGGCGTCCATGGCGTGCAGGACGGCGGCCTCGGAGGTCGCGGTGTCACCGGCGATGGCGGCGGGACGCAGCACGACCTCGGCGCCGGCCTGGCGGGCCGCGGCGGCGATCGCCTGGTCGTCGGTGGAGACGACGACGTCCGTGACCAGCTTGGCGGCGAGGCACTCGCGCACCGCGCGGGCGACCAGCGGGACCCCGCCGACAGGCAGCAGGTTCTTCGCGGGCACGCCCTTGGAGCCCCCTCTCGCGGGGATCACTGCGAGCACGCGGGGCCGCGCGGTCGCTCGGCCCGCTTCCGGGTTGGACTCCGGGTTGGACATTGCCTGCACTCCTTGACGCTCTTCGCGTGTCTGACGGGGGATCCGATGGGTCACAGCTCCCCCATCCGCCGGATCACGGGCGCGACGCGCTGCACGCCGTGCCGGTAGGCGCCGCGGGCCGCGCGACGCACGATCTGCCGCACCGCTCCCGGCTCCTTGTCGGCGGCCGGCGCTCCGGGCAGCGGAACGCCGTCGGGGCCGAGGTGGTGCCGAGCGAGAATACCCGGCAAATATCCGGGAGCCGTCATCGGTGTGTAGTACGGGGCCAGGGGCGGAAGCTTCGAGGATCCCAGAAGTCGGTCGATCCTGTCGCGTGCGGCGTCGAAGGCCGTCTCGTACGAGCCATCCGCAGCCACGCCCTGCCGGGCCACCCACGACGCGTCGGGAACGGGCTGGTGACCGGCGTCGAGCTGCTCCCAGGAGGCGAGGCAACCGGAGCCCACGAAGTGGTGGTTGCCGAGCGCCTCGCGCACGCCCAGGTCGCTCAGCACGACGGTCGGGATGCTGCGGTGCAGGGACTCCAGGGCGGCCGTGGAGCTGATGGTGACCAGCAGGTCCGTGCGGTCCAGGACCTCGCCCATGTGCCCGTAGACGAGCTTGAAGTTGGGCGGAAGGTCGGCGCGCTGGGCCAGTTTCTGGTACGGCAGTTCCTCGATGTGCGTGGTGTGCTCGCCGGGCTTGGAGCGCAGCTTGAGGAGCACCTCGCGCTCGGGGTGCAGCTTGGCGTGCTGCACGAGCCGGTCGAGGAGATACGTACGGTCCTTGCGGCTCTCCGGGACGGAGGGCTGAGCGGCGAACACCACCGTGTACGGGTGACCATGCTCACCTGTGTAAGTCGCGCCACCCAGAAAAGGGAGTGCGATCTCGGTCACAGAGGACGAATCGGCGCCCACTCCGTCGTACACGGCCTTGAAACGGTCGGCGTCCTGACGGGAGTTCGCGAGGACCAGGTCGGCGCCGTGGCGCAGCAGGAGTCCGTCGGCGAGCTTTTCGTACACGACCCCGACATAGCCGGTGACGACGACAGGGCGCAGGGCCGTGTCGTCCCACACCTGCGCCAGGCCGTGCAGCATCGCCTGGACGCCGCCGCCGACCAGGGCGAGCACGAGGATGTCGTACGGCTCCTCCTGGTCCATGGCCCGCAGGAACTCCAGGGCGGTCACCTCGCGCAGCGAGTCCGCGGTGACGCCGACCTCCTGGAGCTGGCGGGCGGTGGGGGTGGCCCTGCCTCTGAGGAGGTAGCCGTCGAGATGAATGTCCGAATTATCAGGAGAAATACGACTGGCGGTGAGCGCACCCCATTTCCACCGAGTGTCGGAATCGGCGAGGACGGCGACCCTCATGGGGCTCGTGGTACTGGCTGGCACGCCCAAGACCTTAAGCCGACATGGGGTGCTTCCACCCAATCCCAAGGCAACAAAGGGTTAACAAAGGGCCGCGTCGACTTGAATCAAGACGCCATACGTGCAGAAACCCCCTTGATTCACCGGTCGGACACATGTAGTTCACCCGACATCAAACCCCGGGTAAAGTGAGACCACCGGAGAGGCTCTAACCTCGGACTCGTGGTCAAGCTCTCCGTCATCGTGCCGTTCTACAACGTGCAGCAATACGCGCCCGACACTCTGAAGAGCCTGCGTGCCAACGCGCGTGAGGACTTCGAGTTCATCCTCGTCGACGACTGTTCGAGCGACGAGACTCCGGACATCCTCGCGCGCGCAGAGCGCGAGCTGCCGGGCGCCGTGCTGGTCAGCCACGAGAAGAACGGAGGCCTGGCCACCGCCCGCAACACCGGTATCGACAAAGCGCGTGGCGAATACCTCACGTTCCTCGACGGCGACGACTGGCTCGCTCCCGACTATTTCCCCCAACTTCTCGCCGCTATTGAGGAGTTGGGCTGCGATTTCGTTCGTACGGACCATGTCCAGTGCACCGGTCGGGCGCGCGCGATCCATCGGGTCCCGCACGGCAGGCGCGGGGTCGTGATGTCGCCGCGGGACGCGATCCTGCCCACCGACCGCACCACCTCCGTCGACTACGCCTACGCCTGGGCGGGCATCTACCACCGCCGGCTCGTCGACCGCGGCATCCTGCACTTCACCGACGGGCTGCGTACGGCGGAGGACCGGCCGTGGATCTGGAAGCTGCACCGGGAGGCGGAGTCGTTCGCCGCGGTGGGGCTGCTCGGGGTCTTCTACCGGCGTGGGGTCGCCTCCTCGCTCACCCAAATCGGTGATGTTCGCCAACTCGACTTCATCCGGGCCTTCGACCAGGTCATCGAGGAGACGGCCCGGGACCCCGAGGCGGATAGGCTGCTGCCGAAAGCAGTGCGCACCTACTGCGCGATCATGGCTCATCATCTCGGAGCGATCGAGAGGTTCGAACCGGCCGTGGCCCGAAAACTGCGCTCGCTGAGCGCCGCCGCGCTGAAGCGGATGCCGCAGGACGTACTCGCGGAGGCCATCGACTCGATGGACGTCCAGCGGGCCAACCGGCTGCGGAAGGTACGGCGCAGGCCCGTCTCCGCGTCCGCCGGGACGGTGTCCGTCTGATGTCCGGCAGCGACAAGACCCGCCCCGCGCGGACCCGTACCACTCAGGCCCGCACCACTCAGATCTTCTGCGCGTCGACGCTCTACGGCGCCGCGACGCTGGCCGCCGCCCTCGACGCCGGCCTCTTCGGGCCGGCCGACCGACGGCTGCTGCTGATCACCAACAACGCCGCCAACCCCGAGATCACCCCCGGGGTCGACGCGATGTCCGGCTTCGACCGGGTGAGCGGGCGGTTCGACGAGGTCCTGTCCTGGAACGAGACGATCGCCCCGTTCCACCCCAGCGGCTGGGGCCCGCGCGCCGACGACGTCCCGCTGTGGGAGCGGCATCTGCGGCTGCTGTGGAACCTCGGTGACGACAACATCGAGCTGGCCGTCGAGTCCGTGCAGGTCAACCCGGCCCTCGCGCTGTGCCAGTTGTTCACCGGCGCGCCCGTGGACGTCTACGCGGACGGCCTCATAAGTTACGGCCCCACGCGCGACAAGATCGACGCGCTGGTCGGGACCCGTATCGGGCGCCTGCTCCACCTCGACCTCGTCCCGGGCCTCACCCCGCTGCTGCTCACCGAGTTCGGTGTGCCCGCCGAACTCGTGCCGTCCGAGGCGTTCCTGAAGGTGCTCGGCGAACTCGCCGAGGCCGGGGACGAGACGGAGACCTGGGCGACTCCCCCGAAGGGACAGCCCGCGCTGCTCCTCGGCCAGTACCTCTCCGCGCTCGGCATCCTCACCCCGCACGAGGAGGAGGAACTGCATCTGCGCATGGTGCGCGGCGCGGTGAAGGCCGGGCACCTCTCGCTCGTCTTCAAGCCGCACCCGACCGCGCCCACGGCCTGGTCGCGGTCCCTGGAGACGGAGGCGAAGAAGCTCGGCGCCGAACTCACCGTCCTGGACCGGCCCGTGCTCGCCGAGGTCCTCTTCCAGCGGCTGCGCCCCGCGCTGGTCGTCGGCTGCTTCTCGACCGGCCTGTTCACGGCGGCCGGTCTGTACGGCATCCCGGTCGCCCGGGTCGGCACGGACACCGTGCTGGAGAAGATCGCGCCGTACCAGAACAGCAACCGCGTGCCCCTGACCATCGTGGACATGCTGCTGCCGGACCTCGCGGACGCCAAGGCCGTCAAGAAGTGGTCGATGCCGTCGGACAAGCAGGTCGGCAAGAACCTGGCCGGGCTGATCAAGGCGATCGGCTTCTGCATGCAGCCCCGGATCTATCCCCGGCTGCGCCCGGAGGCGGAGAGCTACCTCTCCAAGCACCTCACCGAGCAGACCTGGCGCTACTTCAAGCGCCGCCGGCTGACCTCGCTGGCACTGCCCGGAGCCCTCCCGTCCCAGCTGTCGTTCATCCCGCGCAACGCGACCGTGCGCCGGATCGCGCGCCGGGCCCGGGCGTTGAGCAAAACGGTGAAGCGGTGAAGCGCTGACACGGTGAAGCGGTGACAAGGGGCACTGCGAAGATTTAATCTGCCAAACGCGTCGTCTCCCGGTTCGTATACGGACGGGTGGCGGCGCGTTGGCGTCCGCGTGCATCCATCCGTGTCCGTCAGACGTCAATGAGCTGACCGGTTGTTCATCCGTGAGAGTTGTGTGCTACCTCTTTGGGTTGCCCCTGACTCTCGTGGCTACCGTCGACGAGTCAGCTTCTCCTCTTTCCGAGTTCCCGCTGCGAAAGGCCACTCGATGACCGCGGCCGACCAGACCATGGCCCCCCCGCTCCCGGCCCCGCCGCCGGGTCCGCGGTCCGGGAGTGCCGAACCGGCCGTCCCGCCCGCCGCCGAGGGTGCCAAGCCCCGTCGCCCGGTCAGCCGGCTGAAGGCGCTGGACGGGCTGCGGCTGGTGGCCGCGCTGATGGTCTGCATGTACCACTTCGCCGGCAAGAACGGCCAGGTCGCCGAGTCCTGGCACCAGTCGCCCGGTGTGATGTTCCCGACCCTGTCCCGGTTCGCCACCTACGGCAGCCTCGGAGTGCAGTTCTTCTTCGTCATCAGTGGCTTCGTCATCTGCATGAGCAGCTGGGGCAAGACGCTGGGCGACTTCTTCCGCTCGCGTATCGCCCGTCTCTACCCGGCGTACTGGGTGGCGATCGTCATGGTCACCGCCGCCTCGTTCCTGATGCCGGTGGTCGTGCACCATGTGCGCGGCGACGAGTTCCTGGTCAACCTCACGATGATGCAGCAGCCGCTGGGCGTGCCGCGCGTCCTGGGCGTGTGCTGGACGCTGTGGGTGGAGCTCAAGTTCTACGTGCTGTTCGCGCTGTTCGTGGTCTGGAAGGGCGTCACCTACCGCCGTGTGGTGACCTTCTGCATCCTGTGGACGCTGGCCGGCGCCTTCGCCCGGGTCGCGGACAACCCGCTGATCTCCGAACTCACCTTCCGCGACCACGCCCCCTTCTTCATCGGCGGCCTGGCCCTCTACCTGATCCACCGTTACGGCAGCGACCTGCTCCTGTGGGGAATCGTCGGCATGTCGTACCTGCTGGGCCAGCGCTACGCGGTGACGGCACTGTGGCACCCGGGCGCGCAGGGCGACTTCGTCCGCAGCCCGTACGTCATCCAGCTGATCGTGCTGCTCGCCTTCGTGTCCGTCGCGGTGGTGGCACTGGGCTGGACGAGCTGGGCGAACTGGAACTGGCTGACACTCGCGGGCGCGCTGACGTACCCCTTCTACCTGATCCACGAGCACCTGGGCTGGTTCTTCATCCGCGT is a window of Streptomyces sp. B21-083 DNA encoding:
- a CDS encoding polysialyltransferase family glycosyltransferase: MSGSDKTRPARTRTTQARTTQIFCASTLYGAATLAAALDAGLFGPADRRLLLITNNAANPEITPGVDAMSGFDRVSGRFDEVLSWNETIAPFHPSGWGPRADDVPLWERHLRLLWNLGDDNIELAVESVQVNPALALCQLFTGAPVDVYADGLISYGPTRDKIDALVGTRIGRLLHLDLVPGLTPLLLTEFGVPAELVPSEAFLKVLGELAEAGDETETWATPPKGQPALLLGQYLSALGILTPHEEEELHLRMVRGAVKAGHLSLVFKPHPTAPTAWSRSLETEAKKLGAELTVLDRPVLAEVLFQRLRPALVVGCFSTGLFTAAGLYGIPVARVGTDTVLEKIAPYQNSNRVPLTIVDMLLPDLADAKAVKKWSMPSDKQVGKNLAGLIKAIGFCMQPRIYPRLRPEAESYLSKHLTEQTWRYFKRRRLTSLALPGALPSQLSFIPRNATVRRIARRARALSKTVKR
- a CDS encoding N-acylneuraminate cytidylyltransferase, with amino-acid sequence MSNPESNPEAGRATARPRVLAVIPARGGSKGVPAKNLLPVGGVPLVARAVRECLAAKLVTDVVVSTDDQAIAAAARQAGAEVVLRPAAIAGDTATSEAAVLHAMDAHETLHGAKVDVVLLVQCTSPFIIREDVDGVVNAVVHNGADSALTVAPFHGFIWRDAADDPQPVPGERTAVEGGTGSVATETVTVGGGGYGVNHDKSFRPRRQDRPQDLLETGAVYAMDATGFRQSKHRFFGHTEPVRTDPARVLEIDDPHDLARARALATLFDAERPGALPTADDIDAVVLDFDGTQTDDRVLIDSEGREFVSVHRGDGLGIAALRKSSLKMLILSSEQNPVVAARARKLQLPVLHGIDRKDLALKQWCEEQGIAPERVLYVGNDVNDLPCFALVGWPVAVASAHDVVRGAARAVTTVPGGDGAIREIASWILGPSLDPLNKK
- a CDS encoding acyltransferase family protein produces the protein MTAADQTMAPPLPAPPPGPRSGSAEPAVPPAAEGAKPRRPVSRLKALDGLRLVAALMVCMYHFAGKNGQVAESWHQSPGVMFPTLSRFATYGSLGVQFFFVISGFVICMSSWGKTLGDFFRSRIARLYPAYWVAIVMVTAASFLMPVVVHHVRGDEFLVNLTMMQQPLGVPRVLGVCWTLWVELKFYVLFALFVVWKGVTYRRVVTFCILWTLAGAFARVADNPLISELTFRDHAPFFIGGLALYLIHRYGSDLLLWGIVGMSYLLGQRYAVTALWHPGAQGDFVRSPYVIQLIVLLAFVSVAVVALGWTSWANWNWLTLAGALTYPFYLIHEHLGWFFIRVLHRGWGLDPYLTILASVASLLTLAYLMHRFIEKPFGSRLKRTMTLQSKQLGEKLKLR
- a CDS encoding glycosyltransferase family 2 protein, which translates into the protein MVKLSVIVPFYNVQQYAPDTLKSLRANAREDFEFILVDDCSSDETPDILARAERELPGAVLVSHEKNGGLATARNTGIDKARGEYLTFLDGDDWLAPDYFPQLLAAIEELGCDFVRTDHVQCTGRARAIHRVPHGRRGVVMSPRDAILPTDRTTSVDYAYAWAGIYHRRLVDRGILHFTDGLRTAEDRPWIWKLHREAESFAAVGLLGVFYRRGVASSLTQIGDVRQLDFIRAFDQVIEETARDPEADRLLPKAVRTYCAIMAHHLGAIERFEPAVARKLRSLSAAALKRMPQDVLAEAIDSMDVQRANRLRKVRRRPVSASAGTVSV
- a CDS encoding DUF6716 putative glycosyltransferase, whose amino-acid sequence is MPASTTSPMRVAVLADSDTRWKWGALTASRISPDNSDIHLDGYLLRGRATPTARQLQEVGVTADSLREVTALEFLRAMDQEEPYDILVLALVGGGVQAMLHGLAQVWDDTALRPVVVTGYVGVVYEKLADGLLLRHGADLVLANSRQDADRFKAVYDGVGADSSSVTEIALPFLGGATYTGEHGHPYTVVFAAQPSVPESRKDRTYLLDRLVQHAKLHPEREVLLKLRSKPGEHTTHIEELPYQKLAQRADLPPNFKLVYGHMGEVLDRTDLLVTISSTAALESLHRSIPTVVLSDLGVREALGNHHFVGSGCLASWEQLDAGHQPVPDASWVARQGVAADGSYETAFDAARDRIDRLLGSSKLPPLAPYYTPMTAPGYLPGILARHHLGPDGVPLPGAPAADKEPGAVRQIVRRAARGAYRHGVQRVAPVIRRMGEL